One genomic segment of Caballeronia sp. TF1N1 includes these proteins:
- a CDS encoding choline ABC transporter substrate-binding protein — protein MKKPLFHALIVAALVAVVSPTFAADPSTCTQVRMAGPGWTDIDATNAMSGVILKALGYRQNVANLSVPITYQGLKKGQIDVFLGNWMPAQAPLVKPFIDDKSVQVLRANLSNAKFTLAVPDYVAAAGVHSFADLAKNADKFDDRVYGIEPGAPANQNIKRMIDDKAFGLGGWKLVESSETGMLTQVDRAVRDKKWIVFLGWEPHLMNTKFKLAYLDGGDRYFGPNFGGATVNTVARNGYEQQCPNVGRLFKQMAFNVDLENGVITDVLEKKTRVDTAATDALKRHPELLKTWLDGVTTASGGNGLEAVQTALGVK, from the coding sequence AAAAAGCCCTTGTTTCATGCGCTCATTGTTGCCGCGCTCGTCGCCGTGGTCTCGCCCACATTCGCCGCCGATCCCTCGACCTGCACGCAGGTGCGCATGGCAGGTCCGGGATGGACAGACATCGACGCCACCAATGCGATGAGCGGCGTCATTCTGAAAGCGCTCGGCTACAGGCAGAACGTGGCGAACCTGTCTGTGCCGATCACGTATCAAGGCCTCAAAAAAGGCCAGATCGACGTGTTTCTTGGCAACTGGATGCCGGCGCAGGCGCCGCTCGTGAAGCCGTTCATCGACGACAAATCGGTGCAGGTGTTGCGCGCCAATCTATCCAACGCGAAGTTCACGCTGGCCGTGCCCGACTATGTCGCCGCAGCCGGCGTGCATTCGTTCGCCGATCTCGCAAAGAACGCCGACAAGTTCGATGACCGCGTCTACGGTATCGAGCCGGGCGCGCCCGCGAATCAGAACATCAAACGCATGATCGACGACAAAGCCTTTGGGCTGGGCGGATGGAAGCTCGTGGAATCGAGCGAGACGGGCATGCTCACGCAAGTGGATCGCGCGGTGCGGGACAAGAAGTGGATCGTGTTTCTGGGCTGGGAGCCGCATCTCATGAACACCAAGTTCAAGCTCGCCTACCTCGATGGCGGGGATCGATACTTCGGCCCGAACTTCGGCGGCGCGACGGTCAACACGGTGGCTCGTAACGGCTACGAGCAGCAATGCCCGAACGTCGGCCGCCTGTTCAAGCAGATGGCGTTCAACGTAGATCTGGAAAACGGCGTGATAACCGACGTGCTGGAGAAGAAGACGCGCGTCGATACAGCCGCCACGGACGCATTGAAACGGCATCCGGAACTGCTGAAGACGTGGCTCGATGGTGTGACGACTGCGAGCGGCGGGAACGGCCTGGAAGCCGTTCAGACCGCGCTCGGGGTGAAGTGA
- a CDS encoding porin: MRRGHAARSVSRLARGRRASLAGLALAASAAGAPALSHAQSSVTLYGILDAGITYVNNTGGSHVVKFDDGVSYGNRIGFRGVEDLGGGLQAIFALESGFRLGTGRYAFGGAEFGRQAYVGLKNPWGQISFGNQLDMTEEMVYLYNISAWGSGYAIHQGDFDRMNGDRLPNSVKFLSNNIAGFTFGGMYSFGNNAGDFHRNSAWSVGAHYAANTFNVGAAYTQLNNPFGIYAFDPYAMIGARTFLGQPTVSVDPATGAVTDLYSTNSFPVDKQGAFAVGGAWTLGDLMLSGNFTYTTIKGLGVTSHMQVYEGGASYSFRPDLALYGGYQHTRFEGNHWNQGSLGLHYLLSKRTDVYVSGDYLRASGPIDAVIGYSFTPSTSNTQSDVRIGMRHSF; this comes from the coding sequence ATGAGACGAGGACATGCCGCACGAAGCGTTTCGAGACTCGCCCGCGGCCGTCGTGCCAGTCTTGCGGGACTCGCGCTCGCGGCGAGCGCGGCAGGCGCGCCGGCCCTATCGCACGCGCAGAGCAGCGTGACGCTCTACGGCATTCTCGATGCAGGCATCACCTATGTGAACAACACCGGTGGCTCGCATGTCGTGAAGTTCGACGATGGCGTGTCCTACGGCAACCGCATCGGCTTTCGTGGCGTGGAAGATTTGGGCGGCGGACTGCAGGCGATCTTCGCGCTGGAATCGGGCTTCCGCCTCGGGACCGGGCGCTATGCATTCGGCGGCGCGGAGTTTGGACGGCAAGCCTATGTAGGCCTCAAGAACCCGTGGGGGCAAATCTCGTTCGGTAATCAGCTCGATATGACCGAGGAGATGGTCTACCTCTACAACATCTCGGCATGGGGAAGCGGCTATGCCATCCACCAGGGCGACTTCGACCGGATGAACGGCGACCGCTTGCCGAACTCGGTCAAGTTCCTCTCGAACAATATCGCGGGCTTTACCTTCGGCGGCATGTATTCGTTCGGCAATAACGCGGGCGACTTTCATCGCAACAGCGCGTGGAGCGTGGGCGCGCACTATGCGGCCAACACCTTCAACGTGGGCGCGGCCTATACGCAATTGAACAACCCGTTCGGCATTTACGCGTTCGATCCCTACGCGATGATCGGCGCGCGCACGTTCTTGGGCCAGCCGACGGTATCGGTCGATCCGGCCACGGGCGCAGTCACGGACCTCTACAGCACGAATTCGTTTCCCGTCGATAAACAAGGCGCCTTTGCAGTCGGCGGCGCGTGGACGCTCGGCGACCTGATGCTCTCGGGCAACTTCACGTACACGACCATCAAGGGCCTCGGCGTGACCTCGCATATGCAAGTCTACGAAGGCGGCGCGTCGTATTCGTTCAGGCCGGATCTCGCGCTTTACGGCGGTTATCAGCACACGCGCTTCGAAGGCAATCACTGGAACCAGGGTTCGCTCGGACTGCACTATCTGCTTTCGAAGCGTACCGACGTCTATGTATCCGGCGATTATCTGCGTGCGTCGGGTCCGATCGATGCCGTCATCGGTTATAGCTTCACGCCGTCGACTTCGAATACGCAGTCGGATGTGCGCATCGGCATGCGGCACTCGTTCTAG
- a CDS encoding GlxA family transcriptional regulator, translating to MPVPQDFHFLLLPEFSSIGFMSAIEPLRVANRFSGELYRWHILSPDGGPVAASNGISLNAESAFDSVTHADTVFVVSGFEPLARYTRGIGEWLKRLDRAGATLGGIDTGSFILAEAGLLADKRATLHWEAAAAFAERYPAIETSQELFEIDTRRITCAGGTASIDLMLDLIARDHGAELAAQVSEQFVLGRIRQRSDHQRMKIAARYGIHNRKLIQVIGVMEQHMEEPLSPDELAQSISVTRRQLERLFCTALKDTPTHFYLGLRLTRARELLQQTDMSILAVCVACGFESPSHFSRTYRARFNASPRQDRSALRAVPAAA from the coding sequence ATGCCCGTTCCCCAAGACTTCCACTTCCTGCTGCTGCCCGAGTTCTCGTCCATTGGCTTCATGTCGGCGATCGAGCCCTTGCGGGTTGCAAATCGCTTCAGCGGCGAGTTGTATCGCTGGCATATCCTGTCGCCCGATGGCGGGCCGGTGGCCGCGAGCAACGGCATCTCGCTGAATGCGGAAAGCGCGTTCGACAGCGTGACGCACGCGGATACCGTGTTCGTCGTATCGGGATTCGAGCCGCTCGCGCGCTATACACGCGGCATCGGCGAGTGGTTGAAGCGGCTGGATCGCGCGGGCGCGACGCTTGGCGGCATCGATACGGGCAGCTTCATTCTCGCCGAAGCCGGCCTGCTCGCGGACAAGCGCGCGACGTTGCACTGGGAAGCGGCGGCGGCCTTCGCCGAGCGCTATCCCGCGATAGAAACGAGCCAGGAGTTGTTCGAGATCGATACGCGGCGCATTACGTGCGCGGGCGGCACTGCGTCCATCGACCTCATGCTGGATCTGATCGCGCGCGATCATGGCGCGGAACTCGCGGCGCAAGTGTCGGAGCAGTTCGTGCTGGGGCGCATCAGGCAGCGCTCGGACCATCAGCGCATGAAGATCGCGGCGCGCTATGGCATTCACAATCGCAAGTTGATTCAGGTGATCGGCGTGATGGAGCAGCATATGGAAGAGCCGCTTTCGCCCGATGAGCTCGCGCAATCCATCAGCGTCACGCGACGTCAGCTCGAACGCCTGTTCTGCACCGCGCTAAAGGACACGCCGACGCATTTTTATCTCGGGCTGCGTCTCACGCGCGCACGCGAGCTGCTGCAGCAAACCGATATGTCGATACTTGCCGTGTGTGTCGCGTGCGGGTTCGAATCGCCGTCGCACTTTTCGCGGACGTATCGCGCGCGCTTCAATGCGAGTCCGCGGCAGGACCGCAGCGCGTTGCGCGCCGTGCCTGCCGCCGCATGA
- a CDS encoding choline ABC transporter substrate-binding protein: MRHRLVSKLLLTGVCAATALTHGAFALAADDASCRNVRFVDIGWTDITSTTALASVVFEGLGYAPKTTVASVPISLAGLKSKQIDVSLGYWWPVQEKAVEPFLESKSIQKLDPPNLSGAKATLAVPSYAYDAGIKSFADIAKHRDELDGKIYGIEPGSSANAKIQKMIDTNQFGLGGFKLVQSSEAGMLVTVERAIRDKKPVVFLGWEPHPMNIQMKINYLAGGDEVFGPNYGEARVYTLTNTDFLTRCPNAGKFVSNLKFNTDLENRLMEPVMNKERPAEAAKAYLKKNPQVLDSWLAGVKTVDGKDGLPAVKQYLGL, encoded by the coding sequence ATGAGACATCGCCTGGTTTCGAAACTGCTCCTGACCGGCGTCTGTGCCGCGACCGCACTGACTCACGGCGCCTTCGCGCTTGCCGCCGATGACGCGAGCTGCCGCAACGTCCGCTTCGTGGATATCGGCTGGACGGACATCACGTCGACGACCGCGCTCGCTTCCGTCGTCTTCGAAGGGCTCGGTTATGCGCCGAAGACCACGGTCGCCTCCGTGCCCATTTCGCTCGCGGGTCTGAAGAGCAAGCAGATCGACGTGTCGCTCGGCTACTGGTGGCCGGTGCAGGAAAAGGCGGTCGAGCCGTTCCTCGAATCGAAGAGCATTCAGAAGCTCGATCCGCCGAATCTCTCTGGCGCGAAGGCCACGCTTGCCGTGCCGAGCTATGCGTATGACGCGGGCATCAAGTCGTTCGCGGATATCGCCAAGCATCGCGATGAGCTCGACGGCAAGATCTACGGCATCGAACCGGGCAGCAGCGCAAACGCCAAGATTCAGAAGATGATCGACACGAATCAGTTCGGGCTCGGCGGATTCAAGCTCGTGCAATCGAGCGAGGCGGGCATGCTGGTGACGGTGGAACGCGCCATTCGCGACAAGAAGCCGGTCGTGTTTTTGGGCTGGGAGCCTCATCCCATGAACATTCAGATGAAGATCAACTATCTAGCCGGCGGCGATGAAGTCTTCGGCCCCAACTATGGCGAAGCGCGCGTCTACACGCTCACGAATACCGACTTCCTCACGCGCTGCCCGAACGCCGGCAAGTTCGTATCGAATCTCAAGTTCAATACCGATCTCGAAAACCGTCTCATGGAACCGGTGATGAACAAGGAACGCCCCGCCGAAGCGGCAAAGGCGTATCTCAAGAAGAATCCGCAGGTGCTCGATTCATGGCTTGCGGGCGTGAAGACCGTCGATGGCAAGGATGGTCTGCCAGCGGTGAAGCAATACCTCGGACTTTGA
- a CDS encoding 3-keto-5-aminohexanoate cleavage protein → MNHDVIVTCAVTGAGDTTARHPAIPVTPRQIAEAAIEAARAGATVAHCHVRDPQTGRGSRDPALYREVVDRIRSSDVDVIINLTAGMGGDLEIGAGEEPMRFGKGTDLVGGLTRLAHVEELLPEICTLDCGTLNFGDGDYIYVSTPAQLRAGAKRIQQLGVKPELEIFDTGHLWFANQLLKEGLLDAPPLFQLCMGIPWGAPPDTGTMKAMVDNLPPGAHWAGFGIGRMQMPMVAQAMLLGGHVRVGLEDNLWLDRGVHASNGSLVQRAVEIIERLGGRALTPAEGRRKLGLPARGERLLERRALGQLA, encoded by the coding sequence ATGAACCATGACGTGATCGTGACCTGCGCGGTAACGGGAGCAGGCGACACAACGGCCAGACATCCGGCAATACCCGTCACGCCCAGGCAGATTGCCGAAGCGGCTATCGAGGCCGCGCGTGCGGGCGCGACCGTGGCGCATTGCCATGTGCGCGATCCGCAAACCGGGCGCGGCAGCCGCGACCCGGCGCTGTATCGCGAAGTAGTGGATCGCATTCGTTCATCGGATGTCGATGTCATCATCAACTTGACGGCGGGCATGGGCGGCGATCTGGAAATCGGCGCGGGCGAAGAGCCGATGCGCTTCGGCAAGGGCACCGATCTCGTCGGCGGTCTCACGCGTCTTGCGCATGTCGAGGAACTGCTTCCGGAAATCTGCACGCTCGATTGCGGCACCCTCAATTTCGGCGATGGCGACTACATCTACGTCTCGACGCCCGCGCAACTCCGAGCCGGGGCAAAGCGCATCCAGCAGCTTGGCGTGAAGCCGGAACTCGAGATTTTCGATACCGGTCATCTCTGGTTCGCGAATCAGTTGCTGAAGGAAGGCCTGCTCGATGCGCCGCCGCTCTTTCAGCTTTGCATGGGCATTCCTTGGGGCGCGCCGCCCGACACGGGCACCATGAAGGCCATGGTCGATAACCTGCCGCCTGGCGCGCATTGGGCGGGCTTCGGTATCGGCCGCATGCAGATGCCGATGGTCGCGCAAGCCATGCTACTCGGCGGTCATGTGCGCGTGGGTCTCGAAGACAATCTGTGGCTCGATCGCGGCGTGCATGCGAGCAACGGTTCGCTCGTGCAGCGCGCGGTGGAGATCATCGAACGTCTTGGCGGACGCGCGCTCACGCCGGCGGAAGGGCGTCGCAAGCTCGGTTTGCCGGCGCGCGGCGAACGCTTGTTGGAGCGTCGCGCACTCGGGCAGTTGGCATAG
- a CDS encoding L-carnitine dehydrogenase, protein MQVRQFAALGAGVIGSGWVARALAHGLDVTAWDPAPGAQAQLRANVANAWPALERVGLAKGASQDRLRVVETVEECVADADFIQESAPEREELKLALHERVSRAAKADAIIASSTSGLLPSDFYARAVHPERCVVGHPFNPVYLLPLVEVLGGELTSGDAIDTAMSFYASIGMRPLRVKKEVPGFIADRLLEALWREALHLVNEGVATTGEIDDAIRYGAGIRWSFMGTFLTYTLAGGEAGMRHFMQQFGPALELPWTKLVAPTLTDELIDRVVDGTSRQTNGRGIKELERYRDDCITSVIEAIAQAKARHGIED, encoded by the coding sequence ATGCAAGTCAGGCAATTCGCCGCGCTCGGCGCGGGTGTGATCGGCAGCGGCTGGGTGGCGCGCGCGCTTGCGCATGGGCTAGATGTCACCGCGTGGGACCCGGCGCCTGGCGCTCAAGCGCAGTTACGCGCGAACGTCGCCAATGCGTGGCCGGCGCTGGAACGCGTGGGACTGGCGAAAGGCGCGTCGCAGGATCGCCTGCGCGTGGTGGAAACTGTCGAGGAGTGCGTCGCCGATGCGGATTTCATTCAGGAGAGCGCGCCCGAACGCGAGGAACTGAAGCTCGCGCTGCACGAACGCGTGAGCCGCGCGGCGAAGGCCGATGCGATTATCGCGTCATCCACTTCGGGCCTTCTGCCCAGCGATTTTTACGCACGCGCCGTACATCCCGAGCGCTGCGTGGTCGGGCATCCGTTCAATCCGGTTTATCTTTTGCCGCTCGTCGAAGTGCTTGGCGGCGAGTTGACTTCCGGCGACGCGATCGATACCGCGATGAGCTTCTACGCATCCATCGGCATGAGGCCGCTTCGCGTAAAGAAGGAAGTGCCGGGCTTTATCGCGGACAGATTGCTCGAAGCGTTGTGGCGCGAGGCGTTGCATCTGGTGAACGAAGGCGTGGCGACGACCGGCGAGATCGACGATGCAATTCGGTACGGCGCGGGCATTCGCTGGTCGTTCATGGGCACGTTCCTGACCTATACGTTGGCGGGCGGCGAGGCGGGCATGCGACACTTCATGCAGCAATTCGGCCCCGCGCTCGAATTGCCGTGGACGAAGCTCGTCGCGCCGACGCTCACCGATGAACTCATCGACCGCGTGGTGGACGGCACGTCGCGGCAGACGAACGGACGCGGCATCAAGGAACTGGAGCGGTATCGCGACGACTGCATCACGAGCGTGATCGAGGCGATTGCGCAGGCGAAGGCACGGCACGGTATCGAAGACTAA
- a CDS encoding thioesterase family protein: protein MSTIYRDSVKAEWVDYNRHLRDAYYMLIYSLATDAFMDGIGLDDAGRRARQRTLYTLEAHVSYLREIKEGAAVRVDAWVVARDRKRVHLYLEMFEADEAEPVSACEQMMMHIDSSGAPKSASFDEDVARSIDMHAVIAACDARYAGRVIGLPARSAGTSVPA from the coding sequence ATGAGCACGATTTATCGCGACAGCGTGAAGGCCGAATGGGTCGATTACAACCGCCATCTGCGTGACGCGTACTACATGCTGATCTATAGCCTCGCGACCGATGCGTTCATGGACGGCATCGGTCTGGACGACGCGGGCAGACGCGCGCGGCAGCGCACGCTCTACACGCTCGAAGCCCATGTGAGCTATCTGCGCGAGATCAAGGAAGGCGCGGCGGTGCGAGTGGACGCGTGGGTTGTCGCGCGCGACAGGAAGCGCGTGCATCTTTATCTGGAGATGTTTGAAGCGGACGAGGCGGAGCCGGTATCGGCATGCGAGCAGATGATGATGCACATCGATTCGAGCGGCGCGCCGAAGTCGGCTTCGTTCGATGAGGACGTGGCGCGAAGTATCGATATGCACGCGGTGATTGCCGCGTGCGATGCGCGTTATGCGGGGCGGGTAATTGGTTTGCCCGCGCGTTCCGCTGGCACCTCGGTTCCCGCCTGA
- a CDS encoding heavy metal translocating P-type ATPase: MLGRVPGVESVAVNLATEKATVHTNDAVTDQQLVAAITKAGYEAAKVEPDAPPVDAKTPQALDAELVAVVASALVTLPLLAPMFGAALSPWLQLALASIVQFGFGARFYVGGYRALRAFAGNMDLLVALGTSAAWALSVYQMFAHGGMPMHLFFEASAVVITLVRFGKWLETRAKRQTTDAIRALNALRPTTARVRDRADPSHESEIALADVRVGDIAIVRPGERVPVDGIVREGRTHVDESLITGESLPVAKEPGARATGGSINGEGAIAIETTAIGAETTLARIIRLVESAQAEKAPIQRLVDRVSAVFVPAILVIALITLAGWLLHGADAETASLNAVAVLVIACPCALGLATPTAIMAGTGVAARHGILIKDAEALEQAHAISVVAFDKTGTLTAGQPSLVAFEAAPGFERAEALALAAAVQRMSEHPLAKAVVGFADSTPDIARYEATSAKAIAGRGAEAFIGARNVAIGSARWVEELHAALPEALAVEARNLEAQGNTVSWLMDRADGKATVLALLAFGDTIKPTARAAIERLAQLGVKAALVTGDNAGSAQAVARALGIPSALVFSQTLPADKARVIAELKASNHGIVAMAGDGINDAPALTAADVGIAMGSGTDVAIEAAGITLMRGDPALVADAIDISRRTYRKIQQNLFWAFVYNLIGIPLAAFGMLDPMFAGAAMAFSSVSVVANALLLRRWRAQAGTEVPAERAGKPITRPA, translated from the coding sequence ATGCTCGGACGCGTGCCGGGCGTGGAATCGGTCGCCGTGAATCTCGCGACCGAAAAAGCCACCGTCCATACGAACGATGCCGTCACCGACCAACAACTGGTCGCGGCCATTACGAAAGCCGGTTATGAAGCGGCGAAGGTCGAGCCGGACGCGCCGCCTGTCGATGCGAAAACGCCGCAAGCGCTCGATGCCGAACTCGTCGCGGTGGTCGCGAGCGCGCTCGTCACGCTGCCCTTGCTTGCGCCGATGTTCGGCGCAGCGCTCTCGCCGTGGCTGCAACTGGCGCTCGCGAGCATCGTCCAGTTTGGCTTCGGCGCGCGTTTCTACGTCGGCGGTTATCGCGCGCTGCGGGCGTTCGCGGGCAACATGGATTTGCTCGTGGCGCTGGGGACATCGGCGGCGTGGGCGCTGAGTGTCTATCAGATGTTCGCGCACGGCGGCATGCCGATGCATCTGTTCTTCGAGGCATCGGCGGTCGTCATCACGCTGGTGCGCTTTGGCAAATGGCTGGAGACGCGCGCCAAACGCCAGACCACCGACGCCATCCGCGCCCTGAACGCGCTGCGTCCGACCACGGCGCGCGTGCGCGATCGCGCCGATCCTTCGCATGAAAGCGAGATTGCGCTCGCCGATGTGCGCGTGGGCGACATCGCCATCGTGCGGCCGGGCGAGCGCGTGCCGGTGGATGGCATCGTGCGCGAGGGACGCACGCATGTCGACGAATCGCTGATCACGGGCGAGAGTCTGCCGGTTGCGAAAGAGCCGGGCGCGCGCGCGACGGGCGGATCGATCAACGGCGAAGGCGCGATCGCGATCGAAACGACGGCCATTGGCGCGGAAACGACGCTCGCGCGGATCATCCGGCTGGTCGAATCGGCGCAAGCGGAAAAAGCGCCGATCCAGCGCCTGGTCGATCGCGTGTCCGCCGTTTTCGTGCCGGCAATCTTGGTAATCGCGCTCATCACGCTGGCGGGCTGGCTTCTGCATGGCGCGGATGCCGAGACCGCCTCGCTCAACGCCGTCGCCGTGCTCGTGATCGCCTGCCCGTGCGCGCTCGGCCTCGCCACGCCGACCGCCATCATGGCCGGCACGGGCGTCGCAGCGCGTCACGGCATCCTGATCAAGGACGCGGAGGCGTTGGAACAGGCGCATGCCATTAGCGTCGTTGCGTTCGATAAGACCGGCACGCTGACGGCCGGCCAACCGAGTCTCGTCGCGTTCGAAGCCGCGCCGGGATTCGAGCGCGCGGAAGCACTCGCGCTGGCGGCGGCGGTGCAAAGAATGAGCGAGCATCCATTGGCGAAAGCGGTAGTCGGTTTCGCCGATAGCACGCCGGACATTGCGCGATACGAGGCGACGTCGGCGAAAGCAATTGCCGGACGCGGCGCGGAGGCTTTCATCGGCGCGCGCAACGTGGCGATAGGCAGTGCGCGCTGGGTCGAGGAATTGCATGCGGCCTTGCCCGAAGCGCTTGCCGTCGAGGCGCGCAACCTCGAAGCGCAGGGCAACACGGTGTCATGGCTGATGGACCGCGCTGACGGCAAGGCGACCGTCCTCGCCCTGCTCGCGTTCGGCGACACGATCAAGCCGACGGCGCGCGCCGCCATCGAAAGACTCGCGCAACTGGGCGTGAAGGCCGCGCTCGTTACGGGCGATAACGCGGGTAGCGCGCAGGCGGTTGCGCGCGCGCTCGGCATTCCGTCGGCGCTGGTTTTCTCGCAGACCTTGCCCGCGGACAAGGCGCGCGTGATCGCGGAATTGAAGGCATCGAACCACGGCATCGTGGCGATGGCGGGCGACGGCATCAACGACGCGCCCGCGCTCACCGCCGCCGACGTCGGCATCGCGATGGGCAGCGGCACGGACGTGGCGATCGAAGCGGCGGGCATCACGCTCATGCGTGGCGACCCGGCGCTCGTGGCGGATGCCATCGATATTTCGCGCCGGACGTATCGCAAGATTCAGCAGAATCTTTTCTGGGCGTTTGTGTACAACCTGATCGGCATTCCGCTTGCCGCATTCGGCATGCTCGACCCGATGTTCGCCGGCGCGGCGATGGCGTTTTCGAGCGTGAGCGTGGTGGCGAACGCGTTGTTGTTGCGGCGCTGGCGTGCTCAGGCGGGAACCGAGGTGCCAGCGGAACGCGCGGGCAAACCAATTACCCGCCCCGCATAA
- a CDS encoding FMN-binding negative transcriptional regulator has protein sequence MYIPAHFEENRPEALRALIAAHPFGALVTRGPNGLDANHIPFELDPAIGEHGTLRAHVARANPVWREVGAREDVLVIFQGAEGYISPTFYPSKQETHRQVPTWNYLVVHAHGRITVRDDEAYVRGVVAKLTRKMEAGEAMPWKMGDAPRDFIDQLLGAIVGIEIEVTRLVGKAKLSQNKAEADRIGAVEGLRQRGGEEAGALADAMFGSIEPPRD, from the coding sequence ATGTATATTCCCGCCCATTTCGAGGAAAACCGCCCGGAAGCCCTGCGCGCGCTGATCGCCGCGCATCCTTTTGGCGCATTGGTCACGCGTGGCCCGAATGGGCTTGACGCCAATCACATTCCTTTCGAACTCGATCCCGCCATCGGCGAACACGGCACCTTGCGCGCGCACGTGGCGCGTGCAAATCCCGTGTGGCGCGAAGTCGGGGCGCGCGAGGACGTGCTGGTGATCTTTCAGGGCGCGGAAGGTTATATCTCGCCGACTTTCTATCCGAGCAAGCAGGAAACCCACCGTCAAGTGCCGACGTGGAATTACCTCGTCGTGCATGCGCATGGCCGAATCACCGTGCGTGACGACGAAGCCTACGTGCGCGGCGTCGTTGCGAAACTCACGCGCAAGATGGAAGCGGGCGAAGCAATGCCGTGGAAAATGGGCGACGCGCCGCGCGATTTCATCGATCAATTGCTGGGCGCGATCGTCGGCATCGAAATCGAGGTGACGCGGCTGGTCGGCAAGGCAAAACTGTCGCAGAACAAGGCTGAAGCGGACCGCATCGGCGCGGTCGAGGGCTTGCGTCAGCGCGGCGGCGAGGAAGCCGGCGCGCTCGCCGACGCCATGTTCGGCTCGATCGAACCGCCTCGCGACTGA
- a CDS encoding DUF1254 domain-containing protein codes for MNKHRRWTFPLNAALWVSTSLSAAALLAGCAGTATPEAANTGGWVKNQVVDAYTFGFPLVASDIARERASGAARPGQAPLNTFRHAIALPPAGATGWPSVDTLDSSAWLDVSADPVIVTVPAAPRARYLDTRAFDAWSNALYSSADTTPFPKAQLIAFVPAGFTGTLPAGATRVETRTRYVWLSVRVRVNGMRDVREVRKLQTSMRIDTLTPTKGSLADPTSTVTGAWPGNATGQTPSVPPLPSAAPTASPGAQAEALDANAFFARLARSLDDNPPAADDAPAMSRLADLGVKPGEPVQFKKADAPLLASGVADGRAHLATAPSNAITKNGWTWFGDDVGNYGTDYILRAYLARHQPFSGTKAGEAKPVARVDSDGHPLNGANTYVLHFAPNQLPPVRGFWTLAAYTKDGAFANGKLPRLSLSDRDRLKKNRDGSVDVTVSAEAPPRARASNWLPAPDGDFQLTMRLYAPKPQASDGTWTPPAVERQ; via the coding sequence ATGAATAAGCACCGACGCTGGACGTTTCCGCTCAACGCCGCTTTATGGGTCAGCACGAGCCTTTCTGCCGCGGCCTTGCTCGCCGGCTGCGCGGGAACCGCGACGCCCGAGGCGGCAAATACGGGCGGCTGGGTAAAAAACCAGGTCGTCGATGCCTACACGTTCGGCTTTCCGCTCGTCGCGTCGGACATCGCGCGGGAACGTGCAAGCGGGGCGGCGCGGCCGGGTCAGGCGCCGCTCAACACGTTCCGCCACGCCATCGCGTTGCCGCCCGCGGGCGCGACCGGCTGGCCGAGCGTCGATACGCTCGATTCCTCCGCGTGGCTCGATGTCTCCGCCGATCCCGTGATCGTGACCGTGCCCGCCGCGCCGCGCGCACGCTATCTCGATACCCGCGCGTTCGATGCATGGAGCAACGCGCTGTATTCGAGCGCCGACACGACGCCGTTTCCGAAGGCGCAACTCATCGCCTTCGTGCCCGCCGGCTTTACGGGCACGCTGCCCGCCGGTGCAACGCGCGTCGAAACGCGCACGCGCTACGTCTGGCTTTCGGTGCGCGTGCGGGTGAACGGCATGCGCGACGTGCGCGAAGTCAGAAAGCTGCAGACGTCGATGCGCATCGATACGCTTACGCCCACCAAGGGCTCGCTCGCCGATCCTACTTCGACCGTGACGGGCGCGTGGCCGGGCAATGCCACGGGCCAGACGCCTAGCGTGCCGCCTTTGCCGAGCGCGGCGCCGACGGCATCGCCCGGCGCGCAGGCCGAAGCGCTCGACGCCAATGCGTTTTTCGCGCGCCTTGCCCGCTCGCTCGACGACAATCCGCCCGCCGCCGACGATGCGCCCGCGATGTCCCGCCTCGCCGATCTCGGCGTGAAGCCGGGCGAACCGGTGCAGTTCAAGAAGGCCGATGCGCCGCTTCTGGCGTCCGGTGTCGCGGATGGCCGCGCGCATCTCGCGACGGCGCCATCGAACGCGATCACGAAGAACGGCTGGACGTGGTTCGGCGACGATGTCGGCAACTACGGCACGGATTACATTCTGCGGGCTTATCTCGCGCGCCATCAGCCGTTTTCGGGGACGAAGGCGGGCGAAGCGAAGCCGGTTGCGCGCGTGGACAGCGACGGCCATCCGCTCAACGGCGCGAACACCTACGTGCTGCACTTCGCGCCGAACCAGTTGCCGCCGGTGCGCGGTTTCTGGACGCTCGCGGCCTACACGAAAGATGGCGCGTTTGCCAACGGCAAGCTGCCGCGTCTGTCGCTAAGCGACCGCGACCGCCTCAAGAAAAACCGCGACGGTTCGGTCGATGTCACCGTATCGGCCGAAGCACCGCCGCGTGCGCGCGCATCGAACTGGCTGCCCGCGCCCGACGGCGACTTTCAGCTGACGATGCGCCTCTACGCGCCCAAACCGCAGGCAAGCGACGGCACGTGGACGCCGCCGGCCGTCGAACGGCAGTGA